In Paenibacillus sp. G2S3, a single window of DNA contains:
- a CDS encoding ATP-binding protein, which produces MISQYQESLLLPGRTYQSGPVDTTYEDVLENIDSGIMLFDEEGVISFVNKQMYGMLELTRHSLVGCTISHLLSNVRLSRFKKKQVLQSYREMVYKGKSNYEFLDEYGRYWKVTLCCGEQMKGCYLFTVKEISDYKLIEQTAYQNDSLAMLGKLSASIAHEIRNPLTAIRGFIQLLHPHLQQLGKQEYGKIILAEIDRANDIIHEFLTSSKPSVPQVGMIPVSALLKEVVLLTESEALMKGCQINLHPFQEDMMISGDVKQMKQVVLNLIRNAMEAVADRADGLMGKIEVGAHREGSEVRMFISDNGKGMDIRTLDRLFSPFFTTKENGTGLGLSVSDRIIKNHGGCISVSSRVNEGTHFVISLPLIH; this is translated from the coding sequence GTGATTAGCCAATATCAAGAAAGTCTTCTATTACCGGGAAGAACCTATCAATCAGGACCTGTGGATACTACATACGAGGATGTACTAGAGAATATTGACAGCGGAATCATGCTTTTTGATGAAGAGGGAGTTATAAGTTTTGTAAATAAGCAAATGTATGGGATGCTTGAATTAACCCGTCACTCCCTTGTTGGCTGTACAATATCACACCTGTTATCTAACGTTCGACTGAGCCGCTTTAAGAAAAAGCAAGTACTGCAAAGCTATAGAGAGATGGTATACAAAGGAAAATCTAATTATGAGTTTTTAGACGAGTATGGCCGGTACTGGAAGGTTACACTATGCTGTGGAGAACAAATGAAGGGGTGTTATTTGTTTACAGTTAAAGAAATCTCCGATTATAAGTTGATTGAGCAAACGGCTTACCAGAACGATAGTTTGGCTATGCTAGGTAAATTATCTGCATCTATTGCCCATGAAATCCGGAATCCCTTAACCGCAATTCGTGGATTTATTCAATTGCTTCACCCGCATCTACAGCAGCTTGGGAAGCAGGAATATGGCAAGATTATTTTGGCAGAAATCGATCGTGCGAACGATATTATCCATGAATTTCTAACCTCTTCCAAGCCTTCAGTTCCTCAAGTGGGAATGATTCCTGTGTCAGCCTTGCTCAAGGAGGTTGTGCTGCTTACAGAGAGTGAAGCCTTGATGAAAGGTTGCCAGATCAATCTACATCCATTTCAGGAGGATATGATGATTTCTGGAGATGTAAAACAAATGAAGCAGGTAGTCCTCAACTTGATTAGAAACGCTATGGAGGCCGTTGCGGATAGAGCAGATGGTCTAATGGGTAAAATAGAGGTTGGAGCCCACAGAGAGGGTTCTGAGGTCCGTATGTTCATCTCTGATAACGGAAAGGGAATGGATATCCGTACACTGGACAGGTTATTTAGTCCATTTTTTACAACTAAGGAGAATGGGACAGGGCTAGGTCTTTCCGTGAGTGACCGAATCATCAAAAATCATGGCGGATGCATTTCTGTCAGTAGTAGAGTTAATGAAGGTACTCATTTTGTAATCTCATTGCCATTAATTCATTAA